One window of Microtus pennsylvanicus isolate mMicPen1 chromosome X, mMicPen1.hap1, whole genome shotgun sequence genomic DNA carries:
- the LOC142841837 gene encoding putative PWWP domain-containing DNA repair factor 4, which produces MDSVEYVLCGWKGQLWPARVLSRPRTSAHSKRRGAPFLEVEILPMGEKTRVRSTEVRPLTRSEILTIASMAGEESQGNGSPGQNRAYRRALKMALDVLDERTRLYQGEREGGRRTNTAAPKVPKEETTSSPHHCQNSQGRKQKGQGLTHRSLGKQGRPGPVLMGSRKKPAVQVGEAQAHTAVEPPYFEMQENMLRDTRVWPSSCKTPTGNAGDNPGKRKLSTPKLRALSARASREGALANNEHRPASGPPRHASSLPKALRQQVQCGGLEIRAIGAQRKTTLPENKEDPGPRTRRQGSEGASAACVLPIPRVRRSARIAGRKRKIHVLCAQCGLSGLETRVHSKVRNARVKRRAAKVQEDCQATSVASSQETNTIQRGMLVWFKFQDHPFWPAVVKNVSQNDKTARVLLIEGNMQLERRGVRVPLRKLKLLDCGEKLSLLQRASKVYSQGINWCFSVIDHYREDIACGSFRGSFMDYYTAQASYPLRRAIQEGDLRIDFPKVSYADLEDWEEETTLGGKGPRKKLLPDRMRAAWDRANQKLVDFIVKKKGADQHLLDIVKGKKPSRWLDNLWKSKREVFCIETYLEDEEQLYLVATHLQEISKEAHQVLLSLASGDKVRLTMEVLLPEAIIFSIAALDELSYKEAEEKYLRGPPVHYREKELYEKTILKAARKRSAARIGAGRDPPALTP; this is translated from the coding sequence ATGGACTCTGTAGAGTATGTGCTCTGTGGCTGGAAGGGCCAGCTGTGGCCTGCAAGGGTGTTGTCCAGACCCAGGACCTCAGCCCATAGTAAGAGAAGAGGGGCCCCTTTCCTGGAGGTCGAAATTCTTCCTATGGGTGAGAAGACGAGAGTGCGGAGCACAGAGGTGAGGCCCCTAACCAGGTCTGAAATCCTAACCATTGCCTCCATGGCCGGAGAGGAGTCACAGGGCAATGGCTCGCCAGGGCAGAACAGGGCATACCGAAGAGCCCTCAAGATGGCACTGGATGTTCTGGACGAGAGAACCCGCTTGTatcaaggagaaagggaaggtggCCGAAGAACCAACACAgcagctcccaaggttccaaaaGAGGAGACCACCTCCAGCCCACACCACTGCCAGAACTCCCAAGGGCGCAAGCAGAAAGGCCAAGGGCTCACCCACAGGAGTCTTGGGAAGCAAGGCCGCCCAGGACCTGTGTTGATGGGCTCAAGGAAGAAGCCTGCAGTGCAAGTGGGGGAAGCCCAGGCGCACACTGCTGTAGAGCCCCCTTACTTTGAAATGCAAGAGAATATGTTAAGGGACACCAGAGTATGGCCAAGTTCCTGCAAGACTCCAACAGGAAACGCTGGTGATAATCCTGGCAAGAGAAAGTTGAGTACCCCCAAGCTCAGGGCTTTGAGCGCCCGGGCCTCTAGGGAGGGTGCCCTGGCTAACAATGAGCATCGGCCTGCCTCTGGGCCCCCGAGGCATGCCTCTTCCTTGCCCAAAGCTCTCAGGCAGCAAGTACAGTGTGGCGGCCTAGAGATCCGAGCCATTGGAGCCCAAAGGAAGACCACCCTCCCAGAGAACAAGGAGGACCCAGGCCCGCGGACCCGGAGGCAAGGCTCAGAGGGGGCATCGGCAGCCTGCGTGCTTCCAATCCCGAGAGTGCGAAGGTCAGCCCGCATTGCTGGCAGGAAAAGGAAGATCCATGTGCTGTGTGCACAATGTGGGCTCTCAGGACTGGAAACTCGAGTGCACTCCAAGGTACGTAATGCCAGGGTCAAGAGGAGAGCCGCTAAAGTTCAGGAAGACTGCCAAGCCACCAGTGTGGCTTCTTCCCAGGAGACGAATACCATCCAACGAGGAATGCTGGTCTGGTTCAAATTCCAGGACCATCCTTTCTGGCCGGCAGTGGTCAAGAATGTCAGCCAGAACGACAAGACGGCCAGGGTGCTGCTGATTGAGGGCAACATGCAGCTTGAGCGCAGGGGTGTCCGAGTCCCTCTCCGCAAGCTGAAGCTCCTGGACTGTGGGGAGAAATTATCACTCCTGCAGAGAGCCAGCAAAGTGTACAGCCAGGGCATCAACTGGTGCTTCTCGGTGATCGACCACTACAGAGAGGACATTGCCTGTGGCTCCTTCCGGGGCTCCTTTATGGACTACTACACCGCCCAAGCCAGTTACCCGCTAAGGCGAGCCATCCAAGAGGGCGACCTGCGCATTGATTTCCCCAAGGTGAGCTATGCTGACTtggaagactgggaggaggagacCACCCTGGGTGGCAAAGGGCCCCGCAAGAAACTCCTGCCTGACCGCATGAGAGCTGCTTGGGACAGAGCCAACCAGAAGCTCGTAGACTTCATTGTGAAGAAAAAGGGGGCTGACCAGCACCTGCTGGACATCGTGAAGGGCAAGAAACCATCCAGGTGGCTGGACAACCTCTGGAAATCAAAGAGGGAAGTCTTCTGCATTGAGACCTACCTAGAGGATGAGGAGCAGTTGTATCTCGTGGCCACACATTTGCAAGAAATCTCCAAGGAAGCACACCAGGTCCTGCTCTCGCTGGCAAGTGGAGACAAAGTCCGGCTCACCATGGAGGTTCTTCTTCCAGAGGCAATCATCTTCTCCATCGCTGCCCTGGATGAGCTCAGCtacaaggaggcagaagagaagtaCCTGCGAGGCCCACCTGTGCACTATCGTGAAAAAGAGCTCTATGAGAAGACCATCCTAAAGGCAGCCCGGAAGAGGTCAGCAGCCAGGATTGGGGCTGGCAGGGACCCTCCTGC